Proteins from a genomic interval of Verrucomicrobium sp.:
- a CDS encoding GNAT family N-acetyltransferase: MTHPVLRAERLFLDAFRAADAPAVQRLAGDREVAQYTQFIPHPYPDGEAERWIATHGPEFQNGTNAAFAVRLPDGALVGAIAVKLHLEARRGVLGYWIGREFWGRGYATEAARALLGYAFPAWGLEKVEAVHMEANPASGRVMEKLGMRRTGARLAVCRDPEAVPIVEYALHRSGFSAAP, from the coding sequence ATGACCCATCCGGTCCTGCGCGCGGAGCGGCTTTTCCTGGACGCCTTCCGGGCGGCCGACGCGCCCGCCGTCCAGCGGCTGGCGGGGGACCGGGAGGTGGCCCAATACACCCAGTTCATCCCCCATCCCTATCCGGACGGGGAGGCGGAGCGGTGGATCGCCACCCACGGCCCGGAGTTCCAAAACGGGACCAACGCGGCCTTCGCCGTCCGCCTGCCGGACGGGGCGCTGGTCGGCGCGATCGCGGTGAAGCTCCACCTGGAGGCGCGGCGCGGCGTGCTGGGCTACTGGATCGGCCGGGAGTTCTGGGGCCGGGGCTACGCCACGGAGGCGGCCCGCGCGCTGCTGGGCTACGCCTTTCCCGCCTGGGGTCTGGAAAAGGTGGAGGCCGTCCACATGGAGGCCAATCCCGCCTCCGGCCGCGTCATGGAAAAGCTGGGGATGCGCCGGACCGGCGCGCGCCTGGCCGTCTGCCGGGACCCGGAGGCGGTCCCCATCGTCGAATACGCGCTCCACCGCTCCGGCTTTTCCGCCGCGCCCTGA
- a CDS encoding peptidylprolyl isomerase yields the protein MISLRHLPLLALSLGILFFGAASAPAQTDSAPAIDPENTLYLDLKDGRVVIQLRPDLAPKHVERIKELVRRGFYNGLKWHRVIEGFMAQTGDPLGNGTGGSGQSLPAEFTNTPFVRGTCGMARAADPNSADSQFFICFAPAPFLNGQYTVWGQVVKGMQYVDHITRGEPPASPDKIVKVTVAADEKQ from the coding sequence ATGATTTCCCTGCGGCACCTTCCCCTTCTGGCGCTCTCCCTCGGCATTCTCTTTTTCGGCGCGGCTTCGGCTCCGGCCCAGACCGATTCCGCTCCGGCGATCGACCCGGAAAACACCCTCTACCTCGACCTGAAGGACGGCCGCGTCGTCATCCAGCTGCGCCCTGACCTGGCGCCGAAGCATGTGGAGCGGATCAAGGAGCTGGTCCGCCGCGGCTTCTACAACGGCCTGAAGTGGCACCGGGTGATCGAGGGCTTCATGGCCCAGACGGGCGACCCGCTGGGCAACGGCACGGGCGGCAGCGGCCAGAGCCTGCCGGCGGAATTCACCAACACCCCCTTCGTCCGCGGCACCTGCGGCATGGCCCGCGCCGCCGACCCGAACAGCGCCGACAGCCAGTTCTTCATCTGCTTCGCCCCCGCCCCCTTCCTCAACGGCCAATACACCGTCTGGGGCCAGGTGGTGAAGGGCATGCAGTACGTCGACCACATCACCCGGGGCGAGCCGCCCGCCTCCCCGGACAAGATCGTGAAGGTGACGGTCGCCGCGGACGAAAAGCAGTAA
- a CDS encoding ATP-binding protein: MHPNWIVLAGAPSSGKTTLLEELRRQGFPCATEPARAYMEQELKKGVPMEVIRADQEVLERRVKEWERADRASLPKDALVFVDSATDVDALAYMRWFGIEPSASWIDDARAVWFGAVYIMDRLPFELDGLRTENDVVAEFLDRELEKVYRLQGARVVRVPLLPPAERAAFILEDLRAHGQLLAA; encoded by the coding sequence ATGCATCCGAACTGGATCGTCCTGGCCGGGGCGCCCTCCAGCGGCAAGACGACGCTCCTGGAAGAGCTGCGGCGGCAGGGTTTCCCCTGCGCCACGGAGCCCGCCCGCGCCTACATGGAGCAGGAGCTGAAGAAAGGCGTCCCCATGGAGGTGATCCGCGCCGACCAGGAGGTCCTGGAGCGCCGGGTAAAGGAGTGGGAGCGCGCCGACCGCGCCTCCCTGCCGAAGGACGCCCTGGTCTTCGTCGACTCGGCGACCGACGTCGACGCGCTGGCCTACATGCGCTGGTTCGGCATCGAGCCCTCCGCGTCCTGGATCGACGACGCGCGGGCCGTCTGGTTCGGCGCCGTCTACATCATGGACCGCCTGCCCTTTGAGCTGGACGGCCTGCGGACGGAGAACGACGTGGTGGCGGAGTTTTTGGACCGGGAGCTGGAGAAGGTCTACCGGCTCCAGGGAGCCCGCGTGGTGCGGGTGCCGCTTTTGCCGCCCGCGGAGCGCGCGGCCTTCATCCTGGAAGACCTGCGCGCCCACGGGCAGTTGCTGGCGGCGTAG
- a CDS encoding M48 family metalloprotease, with amino-acid sequence MASSLSLQTVVLPKEKTYFGILLALSVILWGALAASLAGAVVALLLGVFLWFVNGLLVSHLKSGAVRVTERQLPELYASFRAACAALGQREEPEFYVLQGNGILNAFATRHAGRDFVVVYSGLLEALGHDTPEIRFLIGHEIGHIRRSHLSKRILLLPGQLVALLYRAYHRACEATCDRFGALAAGETAGSVRAMLVMAAGRETAPRIDSVVFAEQYRARRGFFVSWHELALGYPTLSRRVSLLFGTESPTHLSAAPRNPAAYLFALLFNFQTVLILYIGLVAAGVLMPAWHHGLNRGRQAAAMMEARRRDAAAQPFSLGPAERPIRLAPFARPGFSLTIPPASPAKPASAPLPGEGTSPPPAAQAGRGDSGAPNPPPAP; translated from the coding sequence ATGGCTTCGTCGCTTTCCCTTCAGACGGTGGTCCTTCCCAAGGAAAAAACCTATTTCGGCATTCTCCTGGCGCTCTCGGTGATCCTTTGGGGGGCGCTGGCGGCCAGCCTTGCCGGCGCCGTGGTGGCGCTGCTGCTCGGGGTCTTCCTCTGGTTCGTGAACGGGCTGCTCGTCTCCCATCTCAAGTCGGGCGCGGTCCGGGTGACGGAGCGGCAGCTTCCCGAGCTTTACGCCTCGTTCCGCGCCGCCTGCGCGGCGCTGGGGCAGAGGGAGGAGCCTGAGTTTTACGTTCTGCAGGGCAACGGGATTCTCAACGCCTTCGCCACCCGCCATGCGGGCCGAGATTTTGTCGTGGTCTATTCCGGCCTCCTGGAAGCCCTCGGCCACGACACGCCGGAAATCCGTTTCCTAATCGGGCATGAGATCGGCCACATCCGCCGCAGCCACCTGTCGAAGCGGATCCTGCTCCTGCCCGGCCAGCTGGTGGCTCTTCTTTACCGCGCCTATCATCGCGCCTGCGAGGCGACTTGCGATCGCTTTGGCGCCCTTGCTGCGGGTGAAACGGCGGGTTCTGTCCGCGCCATGTTGGTGATGGCGGCGGGGCGGGAGACGGCTCCCCGGATCGACTCCGTTGTCTTTGCGGAGCAATACCGCGCCCGGCGGGGATTTTTCGTTTCCTGGCATGAGCTTGCCCTCGGTTATCCCACGCTTTCGCGCCGGGTCAGCCTTCTTTTTGGGACGGAGAGCCCCACCCACCTGAGCGCCGCGCCGCGGAATCCCGCCGCCTATCTCTTCGCCCTGCTCTTCAATTTCCAAACGGTGCTGATCCTCTATATCGGCCTGGTTGCGGCGGGAGTCCTCATGCCTGCCTGGCACCACGGATTGAATCGGGGCAGGCAGGCGGCGGCAATGATGGAAGCCCGCCGCCGCGACGCGGCGGCGCAGCCGTTTTCCCTGGGTCCCGCGGAGCGGCCGATTCGCCTGGCCCCGTTCGCCCGCCCGGGATTTTCCCTGACCATCCCGCCCGCTTCCCCGGCAAAGCCGGCGTCCGCTCCCCTGCCGGGGGAGGGGACGTCGCCTCCCCCCGCCGCCCAGGCCGGCCGGGGAGATTCCGGGGCGCCGAATCCTCCTCCGGCGCCCTAG
- a CDS encoding SDR family oxidoreductase, which produces MSKNLSGKVALVTGGSRGIGAATARKLASQGADVAISYSASPDKAKAVVADLEKHGVRAAAFQADQADATQVAKLVDDVVARFGKLDILVNNAGVFVTAGAEPAAYERQYAINVRGVTAAVEAAIPHLKEGARIINLGSVLGERSLIPGVTHYAATKGAVALYSRGLARDLGSKNITVNTVQPGPIDTDMNPDGTEMAEATKPTLALGRYGKPEEVAAAIAFLASPEASFITGTELTVDGGAIA; this is translated from the coding sequence ATGAGCAAGAATTTGAGCGGTAAAGTGGCGTTGGTGACGGGCGGCTCGCGCGGCATCGGCGCGGCGACGGCCCGCAAGCTGGCCTCCCAGGGGGCCGACGTGGCGATCAGCTACAGCGCCTCCCCGGACAAGGCCAAGGCCGTGGTGGCCGACCTGGAAAAGCACGGCGTCCGCGCCGCCGCCTTCCAGGCCGACCAGGCCGACGCGACCCAGGTGGCCAAGCTGGTCGACGACGTCGTGGCCCGCTTCGGCAAGCTCGACATCCTGGTGAACAACGCCGGCGTCTTCGTCACCGCCGGAGCGGAACCCGCCGCCTACGAGCGCCAATACGCCATCAATGTGAGGGGTGTGACCGCCGCGGTGGAAGCGGCCATCCCGCACCTGAAGGAAGGCGCCCGCATCATCAACCTGGGCTCGGTCCTCGGGGAGCGCTCCCTGATTCCCGGCGTCACCCACTACGCGGCGACCAAGGGGGCCGTGGCCCTCTACTCCCGCGGCTTGGCGCGCGACCTGGGCTCCAAGAACATCACCGTGAACACCGTCCAGCCCGGCCCGATCGACACGGACATGAATCCCGACGGGACCGAAATGGCCGAGGCGACCAAGCCGACGTTGGCGCTGGGCCGCTACGGGAAGCCGGAGGAGGTCGCCGCGGCGATCGCCTTCCTGGCCAGCCCGGAAGCCAGCTTCATCACCGGCACGGAGCTGACCGTCGACGGCGGCGCGATCGCCTAA
- a CDS encoding TetR/AcrR family transcriptional regulator has translation MGRPRAFDVDKALGRAMEVFWRQGYEATSLTDLTEAMEINRPSLYAAFGNKEELFVKVLDRYLGEAGELIAGALAMPSAREGMAFLLQKTAERLGDPRTPPGCLAVHGALSCGKGDEAIRRKLAGACAGREALLRQRFERARREGELPAAADPAALAGYFNTFLTGLAVEGAQGASRAALRRAVQQAMLAWP, from the coding sequence ATGGGCCGGCCGCGCGCCTTCGATGTGGACAAGGCGCTGGGCCGGGCGATGGAGGTTTTCTGGCGGCAAGGGTATGAGGCGACCTCCCTGACCGACCTGACCGAGGCGATGGAGATCAACCGGCCCAGCCTCTACGCCGCCTTTGGAAACAAGGAGGAGCTTTTCGTCAAGGTGCTGGATCGTTATCTGGGGGAGGCCGGTGAGCTGATCGCGGGCGCGCTGGCCATGCCGTCGGCCCGGGAGGGCATGGCTTTCCTGTTGCAAAAAACGGCGGAGCGGCTGGGCGATCCGCGCACCCCGCCGGGCTGCCTGGCCGTTCACGGCGCGCTTTCCTGCGGGAAAGGGGATGAGGCGATCCGCCGCAAGCTGGCCGGGGCCTGCGCGGGTCGGGAAGCGCTGCTGCGCCAGCGATTTGAGCGGGCGCGCCGGGAGGGGGAGCTGCCCGCCGCGGCCGATCCGGCCGCGCTGGCCGGATACTTCAACACGTTCCTGACGGGGCTGGCGGTGGAGGGCGCGCAGGGAGCCTCTCGTGCGGCGCTGCGCCGCGCGGTGCAGCAGGCCATGCTGGCCTGGCCCTAG
- a CDS encoding DMT family protein, whose product MHAALRTVLFLSVSNLFMTFAWYGHLKFLDKRPLWAVILLSWGVAFFEYCFQVPGNRAGAQVFSGYQLKILQEIITLVVFVGFARAVFGEGMRWNYAVSFLFLAGAAYFAFGFSGDGPLKH is encoded by the coding sequence ATGCACGCCGCCCTGCGCACCGTCCTCTTTCTTTCCGTTTCCAACCTCTTCATGACCTTTGCCTGGTACGGGCACCTGAAGTTTTTGGACAAGAGGCCCCTGTGGGCCGTCATCCTCCTGAGCTGGGGCGTCGCCTTCTTCGAATACTGCTTCCAGGTGCCCGGAAACCGCGCGGGCGCGCAGGTCTTCTCAGGCTACCAATTGAAAATTCTGCAGGAAATCATCACCCTGGTCGTTTTCGTCGGCTTCGCCAGGGCCGTCTTCGGCGAAGGAATGCGGTGGAACTACGCCGTCAGCTTCCTCTTCCTGGCGGGGGCGGCCTACTTCGCCTTCGGCTTCTCCGGGGACGGGCCGCTCAAGCACTAG
- a CDS encoding arsenate reductase family protein — MLKAYVYSGCDTCRKALKFLDAKKTAYTAVPIRETPPSLPELKAMLEAYGGDLRKLFNTSGRDYKELGLSAKLPAMTEAQALALLAKNGNLVKRPFLIGKTARRVGFREEEWAGPLA; from the coding sequence ATGCTGAAGGCTTACGTTTACTCCGGGTGCGACACCTGCCGCAAGGCGCTCAAGTTCCTCGACGCCAAAAAGACGGCCTACACCGCCGTTCCGATCCGGGAAACGCCCCCGTCCCTGCCGGAGCTCAAAGCGATGCTGGAAGCCTACGGCGGCGACCTGCGGAAACTCTTCAACACCTCCGGCCGCGACTACAAGGAACTGGGCCTGTCCGCCAAGCTTCCCGCCATGACGGAGGCCCAAGCCCTGGCCCTGCTGGCCAAGAACGGCAACCTGGTGAAGCGCCCCTTCCTCATCGGCAAGACCGCCCGCCGGGTCGGCTTCCGGGAAGAGGAGTGGGCCGGGCCGCTGGCTTAA
- a CDS encoding TetR/AcrR family transcriptional regulator, with amino-acid sequence MKTLLAPQANRITDCTQALIAAGGYNGFSYADISAHVGITKASIHHHFPKKADLVLTLVRRYRTAATEGMAALAAKDTGPLGCLEAYLGWWAACIGDGSMPLCICAMLAAEAPTLPAEVAEEVRLHFAGLAGWLESVLASGAACGALHLQTSPAAEAQLLMATVHGAMISARAYGDPKIFRTATNALLERLVLPSSPKNNRPAAAGKPVRP; translated from the coding sequence ATGAAAACGCTGCTGGCCCCGCAAGCTAACCGGATCACCGACTGCACCCAGGCGCTGATCGCCGCCGGCGGCTACAACGGCTTTAGCTATGCCGACATCTCCGCCCACGTCGGCATCACCAAAGCCAGCATCCACCACCACTTTCCCAAAAAGGCCGATCTGGTGCTGACGCTGGTGCGGCGCTACCGCACGGCGGCGACGGAGGGCATGGCCGCGCTGGCGGCCAAGGACACCGGACCGCTGGGCTGCCTGGAAGCCTACCTCGGGTGGTGGGCCGCCTGCATCGGCGACGGATCAATGCCCCTGTGCATCTGCGCGATGCTCGCCGCTGAGGCGCCCACCCTGCCCGCGGAAGTGGCGGAGGAAGTGCGCCTGCACTTCGCCGGCCTGGCTGGCTGGCTGGAAAGCGTGCTGGCCTCCGGCGCGGCCTGCGGCGCGCTCCATCTACAGACCTCCCCGGCGGCGGAAGCCCAGCTCCTCATGGCCACCGTCCACGGCGCGATGATTTCGGCCCGCGCCTACGGCGACCCGAAGATTTTCCGCACCGCGACGAACGCGCTTCTCGAGCGGCTGGTCTTGCCTTCCTCCCCCAAAAACAACCGCCCCGCCGCCGCGGGAAAACCCGTCCGCCCTTAA
- a CDS encoding P-II family nitrogen regulator: protein MKKIEAIIKPFKLEEVKSALGEIGIEGMTVTEVKGFGRQKGHTEIYRGSEYTVDFLPKVKIEVVAADDKAEAIVRAILTTAKTGKIGDGKIFVFPVEQAIRIRTEEQGEKAV from the coding sequence GTGAAAAAAATCGAAGCGATCATCAAACCCTTCAAGCTTGAGGAGGTCAAATCGGCCCTCGGCGAAATCGGCATCGAAGGGATGACGGTCACCGAAGTGAAAGGTTTCGGCCGCCAGAAGGGCCATACCGAAATTTACCGCGGCAGCGAATACACCGTCGACTTCCTCCCGAAGGTGAAGATCGAGGTGGTGGCCGCCGACGACAAGGCCGAGGCCATCGTCCGCGCCATCCTGACCACGGCCAAGACCGGCAAGATCGGCGACGGCAAGATCTTCGTCTTCCCCGTGGAGCAGGCCATCCGCATCCGCACGGAAGAGCAGGGCGAAAAGGCCGTTTAG
- the ilvB gene encoding biosynthetic-type acetolactate synthase large subunit: MSTRTKPRAAAAAPKRLSPRMSGADVLVAALEREGVDTLFAYPGGASMLLHQSLTRSKKIRTILPRHEQGGVFMAGGYARATGKVGVCMATSGPGATNLLTGIADAYMDSVPLVAITGQVKRDMIGKGAFQETDVFGMTLPIVKHNYLVMDVHDIPRVVKEAFHIASTGRPGPVLIDMPKDVQQALCQPVFPDTLTLRGFPKPPQADKLALQEILGLIEQAERPVLYVGGGIITSNAAADLKKFAEATHIPVTTTLMGIGAFPETHPLSLKWLGMHGTVYANYAVDECDLLLSLGVRFDDRVTGNVEAFAKRATIVHLDVDNSEINKNKHVQLPILSDVRYALRTLNQMIAREGRKRKTFPAWQKKIDGWKKKYPLRYRRPETKTIMPQQVLQELYILTKGEAIVTTGVGQHQMWAGQFYDFAHPRSFLTSAGLGSMGFGYPAALGAKVAFPKREVIDVDGDGSFLMNVQELATAVAENIPAKAIILNNQHLGMVVQWEDRFFSSNRGHTFLGDPADPQKIYPDYLPICAGFGVPAERVSKPEELRPALKRMLAAKGPYLLDVMVPYTEHVLPMIPAGGTARDIIIEPMVDGKGALEGDIPG; the protein is encoded by the coding sequence ATGAGCACCCGGACCAAGCCCCGCGCGGCCGCCGCCGCCCCCAAGCGCCTTTCCCCCCGCATGAGCGGGGCCGACGTCCTGGTCGCCGCGCTGGAACGGGAAGGGGTCGACACCCTCTTCGCCTACCCCGGCGGGGCCAGCATGCTCCTCCACCAGTCCCTGACGCGCTCCAAGAAGATCCGCACCATCCTGCCCCGGCACGAGCAGGGCGGCGTCTTCATGGCGGGCGGCTACGCCCGCGCCACGGGCAAGGTCGGCGTCTGCATGGCCACCTCCGGCCCCGGCGCCACGAACCTGCTCACCGGCATCGCCGACGCCTACATGGATTCCGTCCCCCTCGTCGCCATCACCGGGCAGGTGAAGCGGGACATGATCGGCAAGGGCGCCTTCCAGGAAACCGACGTCTTCGGCATGACGCTGCCGATCGTGAAGCACAACTACCTGGTGATGGACGTGCACGACATCCCCCGCGTGGTGAAGGAGGCCTTCCACATCGCCTCCACCGGGCGGCCCGGCCCCGTCCTCATCGACATGCCGAAGGACGTCCAGCAGGCCCTCTGCCAGCCCGTCTTCCCGGACACCCTGACCCTGCGCGGCTTCCCGAAGCCGCCCCAGGCGGACAAGCTGGCCCTGCAGGAGATCCTGGGCCTGATCGAGCAGGCGGAGCGCCCCGTCCTCTACGTCGGCGGCGGCATCATCACCTCCAACGCGGCGGCCGATCTCAAGAAATTCGCCGAGGCGACGCACATCCCCGTCACCACCACGCTGATGGGCATCGGCGCCTTCCCGGAGACCCATCCCCTTTCCCTCAAATGGCTGGGCATGCACGGCACCGTCTACGCCAACTACGCCGTGGACGAGTGCGACCTGCTCCTCTCCCTGGGCGTCCGCTTTGACGACCGCGTCACCGGCAACGTGGAGGCCTTCGCCAAGCGCGCCACCATCGTCCACCTGGACGTGGACAATTCCGAGATCAACAAGAACAAGCACGTCCAGCTCCCCATCCTCAGCGACGTCCGCTACGCCCTGCGCACGCTCAACCAGATGATCGCCCGCGAGGGCCGCAAGCGGAAGACCTTCCCCGCCTGGCAGAAGAAGATCGACGGCTGGAAGAAGAAATATCCCCTCCGCTACCGCCGCCCGGAGACGAAGACCATCATGCCCCAGCAAGTGCTGCAGGAGCTTTACATCCTCACCAAGGGGGAGGCCATCGTCACCACCGGCGTCGGCCAGCACCAGATGTGGGCCGGGCAGTTCTACGACTTCGCCCACCCGCGCAGCTTCCTCACCTCGGCGGGCCTCGGCTCCATGGGCTTCGGCTACCCGGCGGCCCTGGGCGCCAAGGTCGCCTTCCCGAAGCGGGAAGTCATCGACGTCGACGGCGACGGCAGCTTCCTCATGAACGTGCAGGAGCTGGCCACCGCCGTGGCGGAGAACATCCCGGCCAAGGCCATCATCCTCAACAACCAGCACCTGGGCATGGTCGTGCAGTGGGAGGACCGCTTTTTCTCCAGCAACCGCGGCCACACCTTCCTGGGCGACCCGGCCGACCCGCAAAAAATCTACCCCGACTATCTCCCCATCTGCGCGGGCTTCGGCGTCCCCGCCGAGCGCGTCAGCAAGCCGGAAGAGCTGCGCCCCGCCCTCAAGCGGATGCTGGCGGCAAAGGGCCCCTACCTCCTGGACGTCATGGTCCCCTACACGGAGCACGTCCTGCCCATGATTCCGGCCGGCGGCACCGCGCGGGACATCATCATCGAGCCGATGGTCGACGGGAAGGGCGCGCTGGAAGGCGACATCCCGGGCTAG